The Paraburkholderia acidisoli genome contains a region encoding:
- the dnaJ gene encoding molecular chaperone DnaJ: protein MAKRDYYEVLGVAKNASDDEIKKAYRKLAMKYHPDRNPDNKDAEEHFKEVKEAYEMLSDSQKRAAYDQYGHAGVDPNMGGAGAQGFGGFADAFGDIFGDIFGQAAGARGGQQRSGPQVYRGADLRYSMEITLEQAAHGYETQIRVPGWSGCEVCHGSGAKPGTKPETCPTCHGSGSVRMSQGFFSIQQTCPKCHGTGSYIPEPCTNCHGAGKVKETKTLEVKIPAGIDDGMRIRSAGNGEPGINGGPSGDLYVEIHIKQHAVFERDGDDLHCQMPIPFTTAALGGEIEVPTLAGRATFPVPEGTQSGKTFRLRGKGIKGLRSSIAGDLYVHVQVETPVKLTDNQRELLQQFEKSLVEGGPRHSPQSKSWFDRVKSFFD from the coding sequence ATGGCGAAACGGGATTACTACGAGGTTCTGGGCGTCGCGAAGAACGCGAGCGACGACGAAATCAAGAAGGCGTATCGCAAGCTGGCGATGAAGTATCACCCCGACCGCAATCCGGACAACAAGGATGCGGAAGAGCATTTCAAGGAGGTCAAAGAGGCCTATGAAATGCTGTCGGATTCGCAAAAGCGCGCGGCATACGACCAGTACGGCCATGCGGGCGTCGATCCGAACATGGGCGGCGCCGGTGCGCAGGGCTTTGGCGGTTTTGCCGATGCCTTCGGCGATATTTTCGGCGATATCTTCGGCCAGGCCGCCGGTGCGCGCGGTGGCCAGCAGCGCAGCGGTCCGCAGGTGTATCGCGGCGCCGACTTGCGCTACAGCATGGAAATCACGCTGGAGCAGGCCGCGCACGGCTACGAAACGCAGATTCGCGTACCGGGCTGGAGCGGTTGCGAAGTGTGTCACGGTTCGGGCGCGAAGCCCGGCACCAAGCCTGAAACCTGCCCGACCTGTCACGGTTCGGGTTCGGTGCGCATGTCGCAGGGCTTTTTCAGCATTCAGCAAACCTGCCCGAAGTGCCACGGCACGGGTTCCTACATTCCCGAACCGTGCACGAACTGCCACGGCGCGGGCAAGGTGAAGGAAACCAAGACGCTCGAAGTGAAGATTCCGGCGGGCATCGACGACGGCATGCGCATTCGCTCGGCCGGCAACGGCGAGCCGGGCATCAACGGCGGGCCGTCGGGCGACCTGTATGTGGAAATCCACATCAAGCAGCACGCGGTGTTCGAGCGCGACGGCGACGACCTGCATTGCCAGATGCCGATCCCGTTCACCACGGCGGCGCTCGGCGGCGAGATCGAAGTGCCCACGCTGGCGGGCCGCGCGACCTTCCCGGTGCCCGAAGGCACGCAGTCGGGCAAGACGTTCCGCTTGCGTGGCAAGGGCATCAAGGGTCTGCGTTCGAGCATTGCGGGCGATCTCTACGTGCACGTGCAGGTGGAAACGCCGGTCAAGCTCACCGACAACCAGCGTGAGCTGCTTCAGCAGTTCGAGAAGTCGCTCGTGGAAGGCGGCCCGCGTCACAGTCCGCAAAGCAA